Within Amycolatopsis sp. FDAARGOS 1241, the genomic segment GCAGCACCTTGGGGTAGCGGTAGCCCGCGATCAGGTCCCGGCGCCGGAGCGCGACCCACAGGATGATCGCCAGGCCGATGGGCAGCACCAGGCCGTTGATGGCGCCCGCGAACACGAGCATCGACTGCGGCGTCTGGCCGGCGGCGATGAAGATGATCGTCGCGATGCCGATCAGCACGATCACCGCGCGGTTGAAGTGCGTGCGCACCGGCTTCACGTACGACTGCAGGAACGTCGCCGTGGTGTAGGAGTTGCCGATCACGCTCGTCATCCCCGCCGCCCAGAACACCAGGCCGAACAGGTGCAGCCCGACCGTGCCGAACGCGGCGAGGAAGCTCGACCCGGCGGCGTCGTTCTTGTTCGCCAGCGTGGCACCGGTCGCGACGACCCCGAAGAAGCCGAGGAACAGCACGATCCGCAGCACGCACGCCACCAGGATGCCCGTCCAGGCGCCGCGGTTGATGCGCTTGAGGTTCGAGACGCCGGTCAAGCCTGCGTCGATCAGCCGGTGCGCGCCGGAGTAGGTGATGAACCCGCCGACCGTGCCGCCGATGAGCGTGAGGATCGGCAGGAACGGGAGGCCCTTCGGGTCGACGGTGCCGATCGCGGCCTGGCCGACCGGCGGCGCCGTCGCCACGACCAGCGCG encodes:
- a CDS encoding NRAMP family divalent metal transporter; protein product: MTRTQDRQARPGRLRVPPLFGAALLMAMSAAGPGFITQTASFTVLYGASFACAVVVSMVIDVAVQLNVWRILGISGQRAQDLASKVFPVAGQVLTTFVVLGAVVFNIGNIAGTGLGLHNLLGVDPRIGAAISGILAIGIFLVRSVLTAVDRVMVVLGFVKIALIIALVVATAPPVGQAAIGTVDPKGLPFLPILTLIGGTVGGFITYSGAHRLIDAGLTGVSNLKRINRGAWTGILVACVLRIVLFLGFFGVVATGATLANKNDAAGSSFLAAFGTVGLHLFGLVFWAAGMTSVIGNSYTTATFLQSYVKPVRTHFNRAVIVLIGIATIIFIAAGQTPQSMLVFAGAINGLVLPIGLAIILWVALRRRDLIAGYRYPKVLLGVGLAAWLFTAYAAIESLTSLGSIFS